One part of the Quercus lobata isolate SW786 chromosome 7, ValleyOak3.0 Primary Assembly, whole genome shotgun sequence genome encodes these proteins:
- the LOC115953780 gene encoding tropinone reductase-like 1: protein MAKRLDGKVAIITGGASGIGASTVHLFHEHGAKVVIADVQDNLGQEIADKLGKNVSYIHCDVTNEDDICNLIDTTVAKHGQLDIMYNNAGIIDSPSPLGRILDTKKSDLEQTISVNLVGSFLGAKHAARVMVPQRKGCILFTSSAVSAIAGISSHAYAASKWAIVGVAKGLAAELGQYGIRVNCVSPFAVVGTGMSSEISEADKSQAEDALSNLVGNLKGQILKAEDVARAALYLASDEANYISGLNLLVDGGYSVVNPNMVNIFSAFMG from the exons ATGGCAAAAAG GCTAGACGGCAAGGTGGCAATCATAACTGGTGGAGCAAGCGGGATTGGAGCAAGTACCGTGCATCTCTTCCATGAACACGGTGCCAAGGTTGTCATTGCTGATGTACAAGATAACCTAGGCCAAGAAATTGCAGATAAGCTTGGGAAAAATGTTAGCTACATCCATTGCGATGTGACAAATGAAGATGATATCTGCAATCTTATTGACACCACCGTTGCCAAACATGGACAACTTGATATAATGTATAACAATGCGGGCATCATAGACAGCCCTAGCCCATTAGGGAGAATTCTGGATACAAAGAAGTCAGATCTAGAGCAAACTATTAGCGTGAACTTGGTTGGCTCTTTTCTAGGAGCCAAACATGCCGCAAGGGTTATGGTACCACAGCGCAAAGGATGCATACTATTTACTTCTAGTGCGGTCTCAGCAATAGCAGGAATTTCAAGTCATGCTTATGCAGCCTCAAAGTGGGCAATTGTGGGGGTAGCTAAAGGCTTGGCAGCTGAGCTTGGCCAATATGGTATAAGAGTAAATTGTGTGTCTCCATTTGCAGTCGTGGGGACTGGTATGTCTTCAGAGATTAGTGAAGCTGATAAGTCTCAAGCAGAAGACGCACTAAGTAATCTTGTTGGTAATCTAAAGGGACAAATTCTCAAGGCAGAAGATGTAGCACGAGCAGCACTATACTTGGCTAGCGATGAAGCAAATTATATAAGCGGGCTCAACCTTTTGGTAGATGGAGGGTATAGTGTGGTGAATCCTAACATGGTGAATATTTTTAGCGCCTTCATGGGTTAG
- the LOC115953718 gene encoding tropinone reductase-like 2, with product MAMAKRLDGKVAIITGGASGIGASTVHLFHEHGAKVVIADVQDILGQEIADKLGKNVSYIHCDVTNEDDICNLIDTTVAKHGQLDIMYNNAGIIDCPSPLGRILDTKKSDLERIISVNLVGSFLGAKHAARVMVPQRKGCILFTTSAATAIAGISSHAYAASKWAIVGVAKGLAAELGQYGIRVNCVSPFAVLGTGISAARSEADVSKAEFALSNHVGNLKGQILKAEDVARAALYLASDEANYISGLNLLVDGGYSVVNPNMVNILSANMG from the exons ATGGCAATGGCAAAAAG GCTAGATGGCAAAGTGGCAATCATAACTGGTGGAGCAAGCGGGATTGGAGCAAGTACCGTGCATCTCTTCCATGAACATGGTGCCAAGGTTGTCATTGCTGATGTGCAAGATATCCTAGGCCAAGAAATTGCAGATAAGCTTGGGAAAAATGTTAGCTACATCCATTGTGATGTGACAAATGAAGATGATATCTGCAATCTTATTGACACCACCGTTGCCAAACATGGACAACTTGATATAATGTACAACAATGCGGGCATCATAGACTGCCCTAGCCCATTAGGGAGAATTCTGGATACAAAGAAGTCAGATCTAGAGCGAATTATTAGCGTGAACTTGGTTGGCTCTTTCCTAGGAGCCAAACATGCCGCAAGGGTTATGGTACCACAGCGCAAAGGATGCATATTATTTACTACTAGTGCAGCCACAGCAATAGCAGGAATTTCAAGTCATGCTTATGCAGCCTCAAAGTGGGCAATTGTGGGGGTAGCTAAAGGCTTGGCAGCTGAGCTTGGCCAATATGGTATAAGAGTAAATTGTGTGTCTCCATTTGCAGTCTTGGGGACTGGTATATCTGCAGCGAGGAGTGAAGCTGATGTATCTAAAGCAGAATTCGCGCTAAGTAATCATGTTGGTAATCTAAAGGGACAAATTCTCAAGGCAGAAGATGTAGCACGAGCAGCACTATACTTGGCTAGCGATGAAGCAAATTATATAAGCGGGCTCAACCTTTTGGTAGATGGAGGGTATAGTGTGGTGAATCCTAACATGGTGAATATTTTAAGCGCCAACATGGGTTAG